From Pempheris klunzingeri isolate RE-2024b chromosome 16, fPemKlu1.hap1, whole genome shotgun sequence, a single genomic window includes:
- the slc44a4 gene encoding choline transporter-like protein 4, with protein sequence MGKKQETNPDSEYGEAAQFDPAFKGPIKKRGCTDIICCILFMAVILGYLAVGALAWLYGDPRHVLYARNSTGWFCGTGANQDRPNLFYFNILKCASSVNVMATALNGFQCPTTQVCVESCPTQFWAVDVLSYLPNIKPADVFNQSLCVPSINLENTKLSVQEIVDKELCPFFYMPTTPVLGRCLPNILALGRIPSDFSNVPGLPSSVNDTVSIIKNGTGDLVNGFNAREIGVRIFEDFASSWQWILVGLLIAMVISLLFLLLLRFTAPVMVWVLIIGVLGAGAYGIWHCYWEYDNYKQAAASITDIGFTTNFNVYLQVQETWLAFLIIISVAEAIILLTIIFLRTRILIAIALIQESSKAISHMMTSLVYPLVTFVLLLVCVAYWGATALYLATSGTPIYRVVALNSTAEDCKSINGSVDCDPKNFNSSHYPDCSFTSCIFIKYNDEGLFQRNLFNLQIYNVVAFLWCVNFVIALGQCTLAGAFASYYWAFTKPDDIPMFPLSASFMRALRYHVGSLAFGALILTLVQIVRIILEYIDHKTRSAQNPVARFIMCCMKCCFWCLEKFIKFLNRNAYIMIAIYGKSFCVSAKNAFMLLMRNVVRVVVLDKVTDLLLFFGKLLVVGGVGVLSFFFFSGRILLPGNTFRSETLNYYWMPIITVVFGSYLIAQGFFSVYNMCVDTLFLCFLEDLERNDGSLQKPYFMSKNLMKILNKSNKAPKKGKVKD encoded by the exons ATGGGTAAAAAACAGGAGACAAACCCGGACTCCGAGTATG GAGAAGCTGCTCAGTTTGACCCAGCGTTTAAAGGACCCATTAAGAAAAG aGGGTGCACTGATATAATCTGCTGTATCCTGTTCATGGCAGTCATCCTCGGCTACTTAGCAGTCGGGGCTTTAG CATGGCTCTATGGAGATCCAAGACACGTTCTTTATGCGAGAAACTCAACTGGATGGTTCTGTGGCACTGGGGCCAATCA AGACCGACCCAACTTGTTCTACTTTAACATTCTCAAATGTGCCTCCTCTGTCAATGTTATGGCAACTGCTCTTAATGGTTTTCAGTGTCCAACCACACAG GTGTGCGTGGAAAGCTGTCCCACTCAGTTCTGGGCTGTTGATGTATTGTCATATCTCCCAAATATAAAGCCTGCAGACGTTTTCAATCAGAGCCTCTGTGTGCCTTCCATCAACCTGGAAAATACTAAGCTG AGTGTTCAAGAAATCGTGGACAAGGAGCTGTGTCCTTTCTTCTACATGCCCACAACCCCTG TGCTAGGGAGATGTCTGCCCAATATCTTAGCACTGGGGAGGATCCCTTCAGACTTTTCCAACGTTCCCGGCTTACCCTCGTCAGTCAATGACACAGTCAGCATAATCAAGAATGGCACCGG GGACCTTGTGAATGGCTTCAATGCCAGAGAGATTGGTGTCCGAATCTTTGAGGATTTTGCGTCGTCATGGCAGTGGATCCTCGT TGGGCTGCTGATAGCCATGGTGATCAGTTTGCTGTTCCTGTTGCTGCTGAGGTTCACTGCTCCAGTCATGGTGTGGGTGCTCATCATAGGAGTCCTGGGTGCTGGGGCATACG GTATTTGGCACTGCTACTGGGAGTATGATAACTACAAGCAAGCCGCTGCTTCCATCACTGACATTGGTTTCACCACCAACTTTAATGTCTACCTGCAAGTCCAAGAGACCTGGCTGGCCTTCT TGATAATCATATCTGTGGCAGAGGCGATCATCCTCCTCACCATCATCTTCCTGCGGACCAGAATCCTCATAGCCATCGCCCTCATCCAGGAGTCCAGCAA GGCGATCAGTCACATGATGACCTCTCTGGTGTACCCTCTGGTCACCTTTGTTCTTCTGCTGGTGTGCGTTGCTTACTGGGGTGCTACTGCTTT ATATTTGGCCACTTCAGGAACCCCAATCTACAGAGTGGTGGCCCTCAACTCCACTGCAGAAGACTGTAAGAGTATCAATGGCTCAGTGGACTGTGACCCTAAG AACTTCAACTCATCACATTATCCAGACTGCTCCTTCACCAGCTGCATCTTTATCAAATACAACGACGAGGGTCTCTTCCAGAGGAACCTCTTCAACCTGCAGATCTACAACGTGGTGGCTTTCCTCTGGTGTGTCAACTTCGTCATTGCCTTGGGGCAGTGCACGCTGGCAGGGGCCTTTGCCTCCTACTACTGGGCCTTCACCAAACCAGACGATATCCCCATGTTCCCCCTGTCTGCTAGCTTCATGCGTGCACTCAG gtACCATGTGGGCTCGTTGGCATTTGGAGCTTTGATCCTGACCCTGGTGCAGATAGTGAGGATCATTCTGGAGTACATTGACCACAAAACAAGAT CGGCGCAGAATCCAGTTGCGCGCTTCATAATGTGTTGCATGAAATGCTGTTTCTGGTGTCTCGAGAAGTTCATCAAGTTCCTCAACAGGAACGCTTACATCATG ATTGCCATTTATGGGAAAAGCTTCTGTGTCTCAGCCAAAAATGCTTTCATGCTGCTCATGAGAAATGTAGTAAG GGTCGTGGTGCTCGATAAAGTGACAGACCTGCTGTTGTTCTTTGGGAAGCTCCTAGTGGTCGGAGGAGTGG GCGTCttgtccttcttcttcttctctgggcGAATTTTGCTGCCAGGCAACACCTTCCGCTCTGAAACCCTCAACTACTATTGGATGCCAATTATT aCGGTTGTGTTTGGTAGCTATCTCATAGCTCAGGGATTCTTCAGTGTGTACAACATGTGCGTCGACAcactcttcctctgcttcc TGGAGGACTTGGAGCGAAATGATGGGTCGCTACAGAAGCCGTACTTCATGTCCAAAAACCTCATGAAGATCCTCAACAAATCCAACAAAGCACCAAAAAAGGGTAAAGTGAAGGACTGA
- the rnf5 gene encoding E3 ubiquitin-protein ligase RNF5 produces the protein MAAADPRSSSDGGPASRAGFPAGESSNDRDGPGGSGSGSGSGEGERERDRATFECNICLDTARDAVISMCGHLFCWPCLHQWLETRPSRQQCPVCKAGISREKVIPLYGRGSSSQEDPRLKTPPRPQGQRTEPESRGGMFQGFGDTGFHMSFGIGAFPFGFFTTVFNTNDPFHRADQYAGDHQGNGTLNNGNNNWQDSLFLFVAIFFFFWLLSV, from the exons ATGGCGGCCGCGGATCCCCGGTCCTCGAGTGACGGCGGGCCGGCCAGCAGAGCAGGATTCCCGGCCGGGGAGAGCAGCAACGACCGCGACGGGCCGGGCGGCAGCGGTAGCGGTAGCGGCAGCGGGGAGGGCGAACGGGAGCGGGACCGGGCCACCTTCGAGTGCAACATTTGTTTGGACACTGCCAGGGACGCTGTCATCAGTATGTGCGGCCACTTGTTCTG CTGGCCCTGTCTCCACCAA TGGTTGGAGACGCGGCCCAGCAGGCAGCAGTGTCCCGTCTGTAAAGCGGGCATCAGCAGGGAGAAAGTGATCCCGCTGTACGGCAGAGGGAGCTCCAGCCAAGAGGACCCCAG GTTGAAAACTCCACCTCGGCCTCAGGGACAGAGAACAGAGCCAGAGAGTAGAGGCGGG ATGTTCCAGGGTTTCGGCGACACCGGCTTTCACATGTCTTTTGGCATCGGTGCTTTCCCGTTCGGCTTCTTCACCACAGTCTTCAACACCAACGATCCTTTTCACAGAGCAG ACCAGTATGCAGGTGATCACCAAGGCAACGGTACCCTCAACAACGGCAATAACAACTGGCAAGACTCCCTCTTCCTGTTTGTggccatcttcttcttcttctggctGCTGAGCGTGTGA